From Paraflavitalea devenefica, the proteins below share one genomic window:
- a CDS encoding bile acid:sodium symporter family protein, with protein sequence MKRSTVYYLTSAVLLIVYCILALQQQHQWGGWLLLLFFVSLALAFRQHPLLKGLTYTLMIMAVVSLAMYHPQHFKTIGSFKLSGLIIPLLQIIMFGMGTELSLKDFANVLRMPKGIIVGVVCHYVIMPLVGFAVAKLFNFPNEIAAGIILVGCCPSGLASNVMCYLAKGNLALSVSVTTISTMVAPFLTPLLMRLLGGSFVDINFWGMVWDITKIVIIPVAAGLAFHYLLHGKSKWLDKAMPLLSMGGIAIILTIITAAGRDNLLQVGALLLIAVLLHNVLGYFMGYWSARLLHFHERDCRTIALEVGMQNAGLASGLALAMGKLATAGLAPAIFGPVMNITGSSLASWWHNHPPGEDKKVVPEAVIVKN encoded by the coding sequence ATGAAACGTTCTACGGTCTACTACCTCACATCGGCTGTTCTTTTAATCGTGTACTGCATACTGGCCCTGCAGCAACAACATCAATGGGGTGGCTGGCTATTGCTCTTGTTCTTTGTAAGTCTGGCGCTGGCCTTCCGGCAACACCCTTTGCTAAAAGGGCTTACCTATACGCTCATGATCATGGCGGTTGTGAGCCTCGCCATGTATCATCCCCAGCATTTCAAAACCATCGGCAGCTTTAAACTATCGGGCCTCATCATTCCTTTGTTGCAGATCATCATGTTTGGCATGGGTACGGAATTAAGCCTGAAAGATTTTGCCAATGTGCTGCGCATGCCCAAAGGCATCATTGTAGGCGTTGTATGCCATTACGTGATCATGCCACTGGTAGGGTTTGCCGTGGCCAAGCTATTCAACTTTCCCAATGAAATTGCTGCCGGCATCATCCTGGTAGGCTGCTGCCCCAGCGGACTCGCCTCCAACGTAATGTGTTACCTGGCCAAGGGCAACCTGGCCTTATCCGTATCGGTCACCACTATTTCCACCATGGTAGCGCCTTTCTTAACGCCGCTGCTCATGCGACTGCTGGGCGGCAGCTTTGTAGACATTAATTTCTGGGGTATGGTGTGGGATATTACCAAGATCGTGATCATTCCGGTAGCGGCTGGTCTGGCGTTTCATTATCTCCTGCACGGAAAATCCAAATGGCTCGATAAAGCCATGCCTTTATTGTCTATGGGGGGTATTGCCATTATCCTCACCATCATCACCGCCGCCGGCAGGGACAACCTGTTGCAGGTAGGCGCTTTATTGCTCATTGCTGTGCTGCTACACAATGTACTGGGCTATTTCATGGGTTATTGGTCGGCCAGGCTGCTGCATTTTCACGAAAGGGATTGCCGCACCATTGCCCTGGAGGTAGGGATGCAGAATGCGGGCCTGGCATCCGGACTCGCGCTGGCCATGGGCAAGCTGGCTACTGCCGGACTCGCGCCTGCCATCTTTGGACCTGTGATGAACATCACCGGTTCTTCGCTGGCCAGTTGGTGGCACAACCATCCGCCCGGAGAAGACAAAAAGGTTGTTCCTGAAGCCGTCATTGTAAAAAATTAA
- a CDS encoding mandelate racemase/muconate lactonizing enzyme family protein, with protein MTPSQKFLTKLGLKDPSPAPDSHLSTNDSPPNSRRSFIKRSALGGITLGGACMLSPIEDIVAQSTQKVSRNSAPSDLKITDMRYCVTTVLGRTAIIRIDTNQGIYGLGEVRDGADVRYALLLKSRLLGENPCNVEMLFKKIRQFGGQARQAGGVCAVEMALWDICGKAYNVPAWQLLGGRYRDKVRLYADTPEAGSPEAQKKLINYRMKDQGYTWLKMDVSINELKNKPGTLVNADMWRNAQGNLAQWGDMNNPMSYANTLHPFTQIQITDKGLAELANVVENVRSMVGYETPISTDHYGHFDLNNGIRLGRALEKYRLAWLEDVVSWELTDQWKTLSDALETPCLTGEDIFLLKGFKALIDKRAVDIVHPDLASSGGLLETKRIGDYAEENGIAMAMHQAGTPVSFMASVHCAAATQNFLSLEHHSVDLPWWEDLVKTTDGRKLITKGFGNLPLTAPGLGIELNEEVVKQHLHASDKTYFEPTPQWNDVRSHDRTWS; from the coding sequence ATGACACCATCACAAAAATTCCTCACCAAACTGGGTTTGAAAGACCCGTCCCCCGCTCCAGATAGTCATCTCTCTACTAATGATTCACCACCCAACAGTCGCCGTTCTTTTATAAAACGATCCGCCTTGGGTGGCATTACATTGGGTGGCGCCTGTATGTTGTCGCCCATCGAAGACATCGTGGCGCAAAGCACGCAAAAGGTAAGCCGGAACTCCGCTCCTTCCGATCTGAAGATAACCGACATGCGTTACTGCGTCACCACCGTGCTGGGAAGAACAGCCATCATACGCATTGACACCAACCAGGGTATTTATGGATTGGGCGAGGTAAGGGACGGGGCCGACGTACGTTATGCCTTACTGCTCAAAAGCCGGCTGCTGGGTGAAAATCCCTGCAACGTGGAAATGCTGTTCAAGAAAATAAGACAGTTTGGCGGACAGGCCAGACAAGCCGGTGGCGTGTGCGCCGTGGAAATGGCTTTGTGGGACATCTGTGGCAAGGCCTACAATGTACCCGCCTGGCAATTACTGGGTGGCCGCTACCGTGATAAGGTAAGATTGTATGCAGATACGCCGGAAGCAGGCTCGCCCGAAGCGCAAAAGAAACTCATTAATTACCGGATGAAAGACCAGGGCTACACCTGGTTGAAAATGGATGTATCCATCAATGAATTGAAGAACAAGCCGGGTACATTGGTCAATGCCGATATGTGGCGCAATGCCCAGGGCAACCTGGCGCAATGGGGCGACATGAACAATCCGATGTCCTACGCCAATACCCTGCATCCGTTCACACAGATACAGATCACGGACAAAGGACTGGCAGAGTTGGCCAACGTTGTAGAAAATGTACGCAGCATGGTGGGCTATGAAACGCCCATTTCCACCGACCACTATGGCCATTTTGATTTGAACAATGGCATACGTCTCGGGAGAGCACTGGAAAAATACCGGCTGGCCTGGCTGGAAGATGTAGTGTCCTGGGAGTTGACCGATCAATGGAAAACATTGAGCGATGCATTGGAAACCCCCTGCCTTACCGGTGAAGACATATTCCTGCTGAAAGGATTCAAAGCTTTAATTGACAAAAGGGCCGTTGATATTGTGCACCCCGACCTTGCTTCTTCCGGCGGGTTGCTGGAGACCAAACGGATCGGTGATTATGCAGAAGAAAATGGCATAGCGATGGCCATGCACCAGGCCGGCACCCCGGTCTCCTTCATGGCCAGTGTGCATTGTGCCGCCGCCACACAAAACTTCCTATCACTGGAGCATCACTCCGTTGACCTGCCCTGGTGGGAAGACCTCGTGAAAACAACCGATGGAAGAAAACTGATCACCAAAGGCTTTGGCAACCTTCCGTTAACGGCTCCCGGGCTGGGCATTGAATTAAATGAGGAGGTAGTGAAGCAGCACCTGCACGCCTCCGACAAAACCTATTTTGAGCCCACGCCCCAATGGAATGATGTACGCTCGCATGACCGCACCTGGAGTTGA
- a CDS encoding RraA family protein yields the protein MKKNFLTMTGLLLCSLLHAQQVTLTPQQIKALTPEWKGERSADGRPHVPDKLLQRLKAVRLEEAWGILRNKGYMNQFEGDWMVLHPDSAMTGRAVTAQYLPLRPDADKLVKDKGKAEGRIGAPNSWPIDVLKNGDIYIADSYGKVVDGTLIGDNLGNAIYAKSARGVIFFGSVRDIEGLAEIKGFNAWIKGYDPSYIQQMMLGGINVPIRIGRATVLPGDAVLAKKGGVVFVPAHLLEEVVLNAEFIALRDAFGHQRLREGKYTPGQIDTQWTDEIKKDFLQWLNDNPDKLPMSRKELDEFMKQRTW from the coding sequence ATGAAAAAGAATTTTCTAACGATGACAGGCTTGCTCCTGTGTTCGCTATTACACGCACAACAGGTAACACTTACCCCGCAACAGATCAAAGCCTTAACGCCCGAATGGAAAGGAGAACGCTCTGCCGACGGACGCCCACACGTACCCGACAAATTATTGCAACGCCTCAAAGCGGTGCGCCTCGAAGAGGCCTGGGGCATTTTGCGCAACAAAGGATACATGAACCAGTTTGAAGGCGACTGGATGGTATTGCATCCTGATTCGGCCATGACCGGCCGTGCAGTAACGGCGCAATACCTGCCCCTGCGGCCCGATGCCGACAAGCTGGTAAAAGATAAAGGTAAAGCCGAAGGCCGCATCGGCGCGCCCAACTCCTGGCCCATTGATGTATTGAAAAATGGCGACATCTACATTGCCGACAGCTATGGCAAGGTGGTGGATGGCACCCTGATTGGCGATAACCTCGGCAATGCCATCTATGCCAAATCTGCCCGCGGCGTTATTTTCTTTGGCTCCGTACGCGATATAGAAGGACTGGCAGAGATCAAAGGGTTCAATGCCTGGATCAAAGGCTATGATCCCTCTTACATACAACAGATGATGCTCGGCGGCATCAATGTGCCCATTCGCATTGGTCGCGCCACCGTATTGCCCGGCGATGCGGTGCTGGCGAAGAAAGGTGGTGTGGTATTCGTCCCTGCCCACCTGCTGGAGGAAGTGGTGTTGAATGCCGAATTCATTGCCCTGCGCGATGCCTTTGGCCACCAGCGCCTGCGCGAAGGCAAGTACACACCCGGACAAATTGATACGCAATGGACCGACGAGATCAAAAAAGATTTCCTGCAATGGCTGAACGACAATCCTGATAAGCTGCCGATGAGCAGGAAGGAATTGGATGAGTTTATGAAACAACGAACGTGGTAA
- a CDS encoding gluconokinase gives MKCIITIELGTNGIRVFAFDLNGRVIGSMKGYYPTFHTEPDHSEQDPEQIFITTLYVLKNLLNEYIHPKKYKVACICFSAAMHSLLAVDKNGNPLGNAITWSDNRAKKEALELRNSAAGKKLYAATGTPIHPMSPLLKIAWIRSRDAARFRQTSKFLSIKSYIIHQLTGEYLIDYSIASATGLLNIHTVSWEADALQYAGITAAKLPDLAPVFATAGKLKKAYQQSLGLLAETKIIVGSSDGCLATLGDGVKGEGNATITIEDSGAVRVMGPTVLKDDQMRFFNYLLTDNCYVSGGPTNNGGNIFEWFTRQFGDFTNPFDIEHSMQQLIEEASQVPVGSDGLLFLPYLLGERAPIWNANARGAYFGLNIKHERKHFVRATIEGILYEIYSIGKSLGEQRTIKSLSVNGSFGTIPFCTQMIANMFNKPVRLRQQSHSVSFGAWLLSATEMGIYKSLDEAAKTVELPDVYKPHKQHHAVYADYFGIFEKLSTKLFDEFEAIGNLQQKHAVPEELEKKKQSVFR, from the coding sequence ATGAAATGCATCATTACGATAGAGTTAGGGACCAACGGGATCAGGGTATTTGCTTTTGACCTCAATGGCCGTGTCATCGGTTCGATGAAGGGTTACTATCCTACATTTCATACAGAGCCCGACCACAGTGAGCAGGACCCCGAGCAGATATTTATTACCACCCTGTATGTACTGAAGAACCTGCTGAATGAATACATACACCCGAAGAAATATAAAGTAGCCTGCATTTGTTTCAGCGCCGCTATGCACAGTCTGCTGGCAGTAGATAAAAATGGTAACCCGCTTGGCAATGCCATTACCTGGAGCGACAACCGCGCCAAGAAAGAAGCACTAGAGCTACGCAACTCGGCGGCTGGCAAAAAACTCTATGCAGCTACCGGAACGCCCATCCATCCCATGTCGCCCCTGCTGAAGATAGCGTGGATCAGGAGCCGTGATGCAGCGCGTTTCCGGCAAACCAGTAAGTTCCTCTCCATTAAAAGTTACATCATTCACCAGTTGACCGGTGAATACCTGATAGACTACAGCATTGCTTCGGCCACCGGTCTGCTGAATATTCATACTGTTTCCTGGGAAGCCGATGCCCTGCAGTATGCCGGCATTACAGCCGCCAAACTGCCCGACCTGGCACCTGTATTTGCCACTGCCGGCAAACTGAAGAAAGCCTACCAGCAATCACTGGGCCTGCTGGCCGAAACGAAGATCATTGTTGGCTCCAGCGATGGTTGCCTGGCAACCCTGGGCGATGGGGTGAAAGGCGAAGGCAATGCCACCATTACCATTGAAGACAGCGGCGCCGTACGCGTAATGGGCCCCACGGTACTGAAAGACGATCAAATGCGTTTCTTCAACTACCTGCTGACCGATAATTGTTATGTAAGTGGCGGACCTACCAATAATGGCGGCAACATCTTTGAATGGTTTACCCGGCAGTTTGGCGACTTTACCAACCCTTTCGATATAGAGCACAGCATGCAACAACTGATCGAAGAGGCATCCCAGGTGCCGGTGGGTTCAGATGGCCTGCTCTTCCTGCCCTACCTGCTGGGCGAACGCGCCCCCATCTGGAATGCCAATGCCCGGGGTGCTTATTTCGGGCTGAACATTAAACACGAACGTAAACATTTTGTGCGGGCCACCATTGAAGGCATCCTGTATGAAATATACAGCATCGGTAAAAGTCTCGGCGAACAACGCACGATCAAAAGCCTTTCCGTGAATGGCAGCTTCGGCACCATTCCTTTCTGTACCCAGATGATCGCGAACATGTTTAACAAGCCCGTACGCCTGCGGCAGCAATCGCACAGCGTGAGTTTTGGCGCCTGGTTGTTAAGCGCTACGGAGATGGGCATCTACAAATCGCTGGATGAAGCAGCCAAAACCGTTGAATTGCCCGATGTATACAAACCGCATAAACAGCACCATGCCGTCTATGCAGATTACTTCGGCATCTTTGAAAAACTGAGCACCAAACTGTTTGATGAATTTGAAGCCATCGGCAACCTGCAACAAAAACATGCAGTTCCGGAGGAATTGGAGAAGAAAAAGCAAAGTGTTTTCCGGTAA
- a CDS encoding helix-turn-helix transcriptional regulator, with the protein MNQFVLQHGKSAELRLFPHMLEVGIKKNGSIQLNTFLTTATEGIRIYYIIEGKFEWRINHQPYVFYPGDVAVIMPGAPFGSDNGVLEIGAFTWIHLGIHKGENGHILPGKWSGLSESEGAAIGKILSLNSSPVLSRFNEAGKILKCIHAELFGHEIGYQARINHQVDDLLIQVTRHMTRQSHPGRDFPKTFMRLEQVLRENLSHQWTVEEMAALVGLGTTLFTERVKSYSGFSPINYLINIRISEAIKLLKRPDISVTDIALDTGFYSSQHFSTTFKKLTGYRPSEFRKNHLSNQ; encoded by the coding sequence ATGAATCAATTTGTGCTACAACACGGCAAATCAGCAGAATTGCGGTTATTCCCGCATATGCTGGAAGTGGGCATAAAAAAGAATGGCTCTATCCAGCTCAATACCTTTCTCACTACGGCCACAGAAGGCATCAGGATCTATTATATTATAGAAGGCAAATTTGAATGGCGCATCAATCACCAGCCTTATGTCTTTTACCCGGGCGATGTAGCCGTGATAATGCCCGGCGCCCCGTTTGGCAGCGATAACGGCGTACTGGAGATCGGCGCCTTTACCTGGATCCACCTCGGCATTCACAAAGGAGAGAATGGACATATCCTTCCCGGCAAATGGAGCGGCTTGTCGGAAAGTGAAGGCGCCGCCATCGGTAAAATATTATCATTGAATAGTTCACCGGTACTATCCAGGTTCAACGAAGCCGGTAAAATACTCAAATGTATACATGCCGAACTGTTTGGTCATGAAATAGGTTACCAGGCGCGCATCAACCACCAGGTAGATGACCTGCTGATACAGGTAACCCGCCACATGACCCGGCAAAGCCATCCCGGCCGCGACTTCCCCAAAACTTTCATGCGCCTGGAACAGGTGTTGCGCGAAAACCTCTCGCACCAATGGACGGTAGAAGAAATGGCAGCCCTCGTAGGGCTGGGCACTACCCTGTTCACAGAAAGGGTAAAAAGCTATTCAGGCTTTTCGCCCATCAACTACCTCATCAATATCCGTATTTCGGAAGCCATTAAACTATTGAAGCGGCCTGATATCAGTGTGACCGACATCGCACTGGATACCGGGTTCTATTCATCACAACATTTTTCCACCACCTTTAAAAAACTGACCGGTTACCGGCCCAGTGAATTCAGAAAAAACCATTTGAGCAACCAATAA